Within Erythrolamprus reginae isolate rEryReg1 unplaced genomic scaffold, rEryReg1.hap1 scaffold_374, whole genome shotgun sequence, the genomic segment GTGGCTGTAGCGGCAGTTAGCAAATGTCCTGAAGGGACATAACATttatcaatagcaatagcttttacagccctctctaagcggtttacagaatcagcatattattcccaacaatctgggtcctcattttacccacctcagaaggatggaaggctgagccggtggtgagatttcaaTCATATTTATATCGCCACCCATCTTACATGAAAgtgacaattaaaaaaatattaaaagggtGAGAAGAAGATATTAATCACAGTAAAGAGGCCGTATCAGTAtcactgcattcagttctggagacctcacctacaaaaagatattgataaaattgaatgggtccaaagacgggctacaaaaatggtggaaggtcttaagcataaaacatatcaggaaagacttaatgaactcaatctgtatagtctgatggacagaaggaaaagggagggacatgattgaaacatttaaatatgttaaagggttaaataaggttcaagagagaggtgtttttaataggaaagtgaacacaaaaacaagggggcacaatctgaggttagttgggggaaagattagaagtaatatgagaaaatattattttactgaaagagtagtagatgcttggaacaaacttctagaagatgtggttggtaaatccacagtaactgaatttaaacattcctgcgataaacatatatccatcctaagataaaaaacaagaaatagtataagggcagattagatggaccatgaggtctttttctgccgtcaatcttctatgtttctatgtatcacaAAATCTCTCCAGTCCCCTGGGACCCTCAGGCCTGATAATATAGCCATGTCTTGGGGGACATACATTCACATGTATTTATAGTTCATAACTTGTTTAAATTTTGCTTTGCTTCCTTCTAGTATCTTTCCTGGCCAAGATAATTTAAAATTTTCCATGGATCTGCCCATTGTCCGTTAAATCAACACATTTTATATACTCAAGGATCATTCTGTACTCTTCTAATTACAGGAACACTGAGAGAGTGCTTAATTATAGTTTTCAGAAAGTTAAGCATTTGACTAATACTGGACAAGTCGGGATGGATTCTTTAAAAGTGTACAAAATGCTCCTTTACTTTTTCCCAATTATTTTGAGTAGCACTGTTTAAAAAGCTCAGCATGTTCTGAATTCACATACTGTATTGTACTAAAGTGACAATGTATTTTTGGCAGACTTTGGTTTAGAGCTTTATGTGAATCCAGCCAATTATGACTGATAACACTTGGTCAAAGTCCATGATGTAAATGTGTGAACCTGGCCATTTTCTGTATATCCTATTCACTCCAAACATAACATAGACTATACAAAATCTATGCACCAAAATTAGAACCTCACATGCATGAACTATTACATGAAACCCATAGAAGTATGTCTGATTTGAAAATACATGGCAGAATTGAAACATGGATTTCAAAATATCATGCCCTAAAAGGGTTTAGTTAAAGCACCACCATTATTTTTCAGtctttaaattagatttttttctgaatttatgCTTAAAGGAGTTTTGAGCATTCACAGCCAAACCACAATCAGTTAACATGTTGCCTCGAAAAGAGTGGTTACCATTAAGTTCTGGTTACATCTTGCTCCTCAAGGAGCTGGTGTATATAGTTTGAAATCTGGCCTGCTGGTGATGTggcaaattactgtatttttcagtgcataagacacactcccccctaccaaagtgggtggaaatgtctgtgcatcttatactgcaaATGTTGCCATAGCCCTGCCcatcccaagtcttcagagaggggcggcatacaaatctaataaattattattattatcctctggCCCCCACCGTTCAGCGTCTGctttccagcaatttgcctccttgcaacaaacagcAGCAAACAgactagtcagcttcagcatagaTTTAACATGATTGACAGTTGGATCTGCTCACGGAATACCacctatcagctgttccaggctgtggtGATCACTGCCCATTGCAACCACTGTCTATCCCTGCAACCTGAAATGGGCTGAAAATGGGAcacacagaagccaaaaacggGAGAcacggaggccagaaatggggcGCTTGGGGAATAGGAAGCAGCAGTGATGGGTGGTggtaatcccccccccagcctggaacagctgataggtGATATTCCAGGAGGCAGATCCAACCACCAAacagctgctcatgctaaatcaggctgcgctgaagctgaccaggctgtttgctgcaagaaggcaaattgctgggaggcaaaggcagaGGCAGATTCTTCCACCCCCTTTgtattcctccccaaaagctagatGTGTCTTACAGTCCGtagcatcttatagtccaaaaaatatggtaaatcgtGTTTACATATGATCTCTTAGCCATAAATTCTTAGCAAGGATCATTGAATAAAATGCAGCCACACAGTTAAAGTTAGACAAGGGTTTTATTGTCACATGGTTTGTAGTGGAAAATAGCTGAATAACAAATCAGCCAGCACTGGGTTAAGCTTAGGTTAGGCTTAGTGCTCAAAGAAGATAATAAAGCTGCTTAACACAGAAAAGGTCACTGCCCCAAGGCATCACATACAGCCAAGGAGTTCTGTCTTATACCACTACCACCAAGGAAGACTTAAAATCAGGATAATGTTTGTATTTTTTCAAGCAGTTTTTCCCAGATAACTCAGTTTCCTTAAGGggtttctatttgtttgttttggatTTGTGCTGTGATCTTGAGTACAGTTACTAATATATACATGCAATTAAAGTTTTATGGAAATACTTCCAAATAtgtatttcctttttaattttttttaaaaaactgacacaaaatgaGTATTTAAATTACCCTTTTCATGGAAAACATGGTGCATTACATAGATTCAATTTTGGCATGTACAAATTTCTGAGTTTTAAAACTCATAAATCATTCTTACAAACTCTGAATATGATTGTtcattactatttattattagcTTAATATACTTCTATTCCACCTTTCTGCCTGATAGCAGGCCCCAATGAGACTGAAGGTTGGGGAGAATGAATGCTTTAATGCTCTTTAAAAACCCTGCTGATTTAAAGATGTTTACTTTCTAGGTCTTAGAAATTGTTGAAATGCAGAAAAATATCATATCATTCCTTAATCTACATGTTTAGTTTAGCTTTATTTTTTTGGTCATATATAGTcagactggatggtggggaatggaaggatttatcctTTTTGCAGACCGCTGGTGATTTGTATTCTTTTAGAGAGtttagagagttgttgaggccacctGGGTTGTTGTGTCATCAGTGTCACCTGAGTATTGCAAATAGGTCTTGGAAATGTTGAGAGAACTGGACTGTGGACTGGAGATAGGTGATGTtgtatctctccccctctgttgagagaaggACATTCAGTTTTGACacagatggcctctttgacccctctttcaaaccagtggtccTCTTCATCcagaatgtggactttgctgtcttcaaaagaatgatttaaatttgtcttttaaatgccaATGGGCTActgaatcttgtcctgatgggtttttttctcctatgttgtgccatATGTTTATGAAGTGGTGTTTTTGTTTCCCCAATGTACTGATCTGCATATGGCTCACTATAGTACATTGTACTACATATACCATGTTGCTCAGTTTGTGTCTGGGTGTTTTAGCTTTAGAGTGGACAAGCTTCTTCTTCAGTTTAAAGTGTGCATGTATGTTGTGTTGACTGAAGATCCTCCTGAGCTTTTCTGATATTCCTGCAACATATGGAATGACAATGTTGATTGTTTTATTGTTCTCTGCATTGTCTGTTATGGAAGAGCTCCTGTTGGGTCTTTTTTGAGATTTGATGAAGACCCACTTGGGATATTCACTATTTTGAAAGACCATACTAATTtaacttttggaaaaaaatatttccagacAGTAAATGTCTATGCATATGTAGCATATGGATTACATAGTATATGTCCTGGGTTTGAAGGGCTTTGTAGCTGTGTCAAAGGTCaaagacaggggtccccaaacattttacacagggggccagttcactgtccctcaggctgttggagggccggactataaaaaaaatctatgaacaaatccctatgcacactgcgcatgccttatttaaagtaaaaaacaaaatgggaacaaatacaatatttaaaataaagaagaagtaataagtaattaataattaagtaataaagtaatttatacttctttattaacaagtaaatttaaacttaaatcaacaaactccatttctccttccttccttccttccttcccttcttcctctccactactctcttccctcttccttttctctcatttgtttcattttcctctccttcattccttcccatcattttctaatttttctctttctctgtctctctttccatctctccctcttcctttcactctccctctctatctctccctctttcgctttctttttttctctctgtccccctctctctttctttctttctctctcttctctctttctctcactcactctctttctaactctccctctttgcatctctcacactttctcactctccccctctctctatttctccctttctctctctcctcttcatttctctctccctcactatttctccctctttctttttcttattgtatcaatcagtaaaatctcgtgtgctgccgggggctggttaaaagacctcagcgggccgcatccggcccgcgggccgtagtttggggaccactggtcaaAGACAATCATTGCTATGGGAAGAGGAACCATCTCATGCTTAgctaccttcttcttcttcttcttcttcctcctcctcctcttctcttcctcctcctcttcttctcttcttctataCTCATAGGAACAGCTGCTGTCCTCCCTTACAACATAATTATCTTTGATTACTACATCATGTTTGTTTGCATCTAtcatgagataaatttatctatgCTAACTTGTGACCAACCTTTGTTGCTCACAATTGAAGCTGCTTCTCTGAGAGCTGACTCATGATGGAGAAATCATTGCTAATCCTTTAGTTGCCCCGAAACAGAAGCAATGCCGTAATATGAAGAGACTTTTAATCATTGTTATAAAGAAGCTTTACTTCAGCTAtgagttaaaatttaaaaaagatctTAGTCACAGGAAAGGACATTGCTGGAAACCATTTTCTGTTACATGCCTAGCTAATAGGTTTAATTACAGCAAGGACTGTAGAGGGAAAGCAGACTTTAAAAATAGAGTTATTTTTCAGAATGCTTTCTGAGACATTAAAGCCAATAAAATGATTGCTACAGGAGCAAGTTAGGCATAGGAGAAACAATAAGAAGAAATAGATATAATtccaataaattgaaataattctaAGAAATCTATTCTCTTTTGCTCCATTAATAAAATGCTATTATAAAAATGATAGCACAGAATCTTAATTCAAGATAAAATAATGCtcatgtcccaaatgtgcttttgtcaagaggtaactggactttctggtttttgtgATTTAAACCCTGCTCccgaaaatccagttgcctcttgaaaaagcacctttgggacaaccatgacctggatgactgagaatccacAAAGACTCAGCCACTCCCAACTTAATTTTGTGGAAGCTACAGTTACAATTTTATGCTGTTCTATTTGTATATCTGTTTTTATCCAGGTACATTTCAAAATAGTATTCCTGGTTTAAAAAAATTAGCCACAGATTCCTCTGATTCCTCTGCTTCTACCCAATTCTGCAGTGATATAGATATTACATAAAGTCTAGTTAgaatttttttcacttttttaaaatgtatgcatCAATTGATGAGTTAACTTAAAATTCTGTATAAAATGGTGCTAATaactgaaaaagaagaaaaatacatcCAGGAAATTGAAAGAACTCCAGATAGTCAGCATTTCGTTGATACTGAAAAAAAACAAGATGATTTGCTGTTTAAAGTTTATTTCCTTTTCACACAGTGTATGTTATCAAGTTAAGATGTGCACAAAGCTTAGTACATTGCcttaaacaattagaattttttaaaagaaaaaaattgtcttTCCTCTTCCAACAGGTCAGCCTCAAAGCCGAGTCACTGTCCAGATTCCTTCAGACTTGACTTGTGTCCCATTGCTACAAAATGGTGCTGGATATATATCAGATGACCTCAAGAATTCGAAGGGAGAGACTGGCAATGGGATCTTATGTTCCGAACTTCGATCATTGTCAAGTGCCCAGAAGCCTCATCGGAAATTACAGTCTCATCATTCCATCAACAGCCACATTAGCAAAAAAAGCAAGGGAAGCTCCAAATCAGTATCTTCTCAGATCCCTACTGAAGCACAGGAAGGTATCTCTCTGCTTGCACGACTATTTTCACCtactttttttttataatttttttattaatttttaacaaatttatattacacacagcataaaacagtgcatagtgaaatgtgcccaccacccagacatacacacattccccaccaccaaatcgggagtgttacttgtatagtccacttgacccaagagtaatatatctatttacatattatagagtgattccaatttatttcttgtagcttggtctcggattctgctcgtcatatatcgtcttaccttgtcccaccgtcccatcagttgtcccaactcagtttcattatccgaatttattcttttatccataatttcaaattgaatatggtccaccatatacctataccaattttgcattgtccattttgtcgcatccttccaacccaaaactaattactgcctgagcgctacTATTTTCACCtacttgaagtcctccaggcttaaaggtgccaaggttggagaccccctgctctaaatgagagagagagagaccatgtTCCTACTTGGTCTTTTTATAGTGACACAATCCAAGAACAGCCTCCAAAACTGTGAAATTGGTTAGACTTTGATTCCCTTTGAGCAGTTTTTTGTAACCTTAGTAACTTTGATATGTAAGGACCAGGCGGGGGTTGCATTTACTACCACTACCAATGCACTGCGTGCACGGTTTCACATctccagtgtgcacatgcatgcacccaagtgagattttgtttctgcacatgcgcaggaagcaaactctCACAAGGGGACGTGCGTGTGAGGTTTTGTTGGaggggttttgcttctgcgcatgcgcagaagaaaaaaaaacccaccaaaatttcACATGTAtgcatgtccccttgcaagattttgcttcttgagcatgcacagaaacaaaatatcATTCAGATGTGCATGTGCGCATGCCAGGGACGCAAATCTGCAtgcacagctcaattttcgctaccagtACGGCATCCTTATCTGTACCGGTAGCAATCCACTACTGGTATGGACTTCCCCTAATCAGCCATGTTCAGTGGaaagattctgggagttggcatCCATACATCCTAAATAGATTGGGGAAAATATCTGATTTAGATTGCAAAGATTTAAAACAAGAGGAATAGAGACAGAAGAGGTATAATGAAGGTACATagcatagttcaatgcctggggacagcaaagATGGCTGCCCCACCCCTCCAGCCCTCTAGAggccatttcccaacctctggtgcaCCTAGTAgtcccgtttttcaccctctccaggctccagaggctcctctagagcctggggagagcaaaa encodes:
- the LOC139156174 gene encoding myoD family inhibitor-like, coding for MVLITEKEEKYIQEIERTPDSQHFVDTEKKQDDLLFKVYFLFTQCQPQSRVTVQIPSDLTCVPLLQNGAGYISDDLKNSKGETGNGILCSELRSLSSAQKPHRKLQSHHSINSHISKKSKGSSKSVSSQIPTEAQEDCCVHCILSCLFCEFLTLCNIMLDCATCGSCSSEDSCICCCCCGSGECADCDLPCDMDCGIIDACCESADCLEICMECCGLCFSS